TTACAGATACAAAAATATGCAAAGCTTTATACTTATCTTATTATTAAAGATGAAAATATAAATTTATATGGCTTTAATACAAAAGAAGATAGGGAAATTTTTAAAAAATTGTTATCTGTAAATAATGTAGGAGCAAAAGTTGCCATAAATATACTATCTCATTTTAAAACGGAAGATTTGGTTGATGTTATACAAAATGGAGATTATAAAACATTATCAATGGTTCACGGAGTAGGTAAAAAAACAGCCCAAAAAATAATTTTAGAATTAAAAGGCAAACTTGAGTTTTCCCGTAATAAT
This genomic stretch from Venenivibrio stagnispumantis harbors:
- the ruvA gene encoding Holliday junction branch migration protein RuvA, which produces MIEYIEGEVVDFYDNTVIFNLNGVGIKVIVPSNLQIQKYAKLYTYLIIKDENINLYGFNTKEDREIFKKLLSVNNVGAKVAINILSHFKTEDLVDVIQNGDYKTLSMVHGVGKKTAQKIILELKGKLEFSRNNLYEDLVSALISYGYDKNLAENISKKVSNESKTLQEALKKALTLIKEIER